Proteins encoded by one window of Vigna radiata var. radiata cultivar VC1973A chromosome 5, Vradiata_ver6, whole genome shotgun sequence:
- the LOC106761904 gene encoding CHD3-type chromatin-remodeling factor PICKLE isoform X1, with amino-acid sequence MSSLVERLRVRSDRRPIYNLDESDDDADFLPRKPGTTQEKLERIVRTDAKEDLCQACGENENLVSCETCTYAYHPRCLLPPLKGPLPDNWRCPECVSPLNDIDKILDCEMRPTTAADNDATKLGSKQIFVKQYLVKWKGLSYLHCTWVPEKEFLKAFKTHPRLKTKVNNFHQKMASINTSDDDFVAIRPEWTTVDRILSCRGDDDDREYLVKWKELPYDECYWEFESDISAFQPEIERFNRLRSRSSKFSSSKHKESVKDDTELKKQQKEFQHYEHSPEFLSGGTLHPYQLEGLNFLRFSWSKQTHVILADEMGLGKTIQSIAFLASLFEESVSPHLVVAPLSTLRNWEREFATWAPHMNVLMYVGSAQARSVIREYEFYFPKKQKKIKKKKSGQLISENKQERIKFDVLLTSYEMINFDTTSLKPIKWECMIVDEGHRLKNKDSKLFSSLKQYSSRHRVLLTGTPLQNNLDELFMLMHFLDAGKFGSLEEFQEEFRDINQEEQISRLHKMLAPHLLRRVKKDVMKELPPKKELILRVELSSKQKEYYKAILTRNYQILTRRGGAQISLINVVMELRKLCCHPYMLEGVEPDIDDAKEAYKQLLETSGKLQLLDKMMVKLKEQGHRVLIYSQFQHMLDLLEDYCTYKNWQYERIDGKVGGAERQVRIDRFNAKNSSRFCFLLSTRAGGLGINLATADTVIIYDSDWNPHADLQAMARAHRLGQTNKVLIYRLITRGTIEERMMQMTKKKMVLEHLVVGRLKAQNINQEELDDIIRYGSKELFADENDEAGKSRQIHYDAAAIDRLLDRDQVGDEEATLDDEEEDGFLKAFKVANFEYVDEAEAAAEEAAAQKRALENVNSSERTHYWEELLRDKYQEHKVEEFNALGKGKRNRKLMVSVEEDDLAGLEDVSSDGEDDNYEAELTDGDSNSTGTGTTTAKRPYKKKARSMCHFLINFLGFCLDMMDLDYLFVMLIFSLLTADSTEPLPLMEGEGKAFRVLGFNQNQRAAFVQILMRFGVGDFDWKEFTSRMKQKTYEEIKDYGTLFLSHISEDITESSTFSDGVPKDGLRIQDVLVRIAVLLLIRDKVKFASQNPQTPLFSDDILFRYPGLKGAKIWKEEHDLVLLRSVLKHGYGRWQAIVDDKDLKIQEVICQELNLPFINLPVPGQVGSQPQNGANLTNAEVPNSQSRENGGSDIPADGAQGSGDARNQAQLYQDSSILYHFRDMQRRQVEFIKKRVLLLEKGLNAEYQKEYFGDPKSNDELKSEPKAPKLGETDTQMIEQLPQVETIATEEISSACDSDPNRLELVRLYNEMCKTVEENPTDLVQTSLAREPAELHVGKNFLPLETICKDIDRILTPTEEQSAADIPMSNSENKSEVMSKSEILDAKSLPTPHDSANNESKDMLIDTNEIQTLPDKEKSNTVMDETMTDAQ; translated from the exons ATGAGTAGTTTGGTGGAGAGGCTTCGTGTAAGATCAGATCGCAGGCCAATTTATAATCTTGACGAGTCAGACGACGATGCTGATTTTTTGCCAAGAAAACCCGGGACAACACAGGAAAAGTTGGAGAGAATAGTGAGAACTGATGCG AAAGAGGATTTATGTCAAGCCTGCGGTGAAAATGAGAATCTTGTGAGTTGTGAAACTTGCACTTATGCATACCATCCTAGGTGTTTACTTCCACCCCTTAAGGGACCTCTTCCAGACAATTGGAGATGCCCCGAATGT GTTAGCCCACTTAATGATATTGACAAAATATTAGATTGTGAGATGCGACCTACTACAGCTGCTGACAATGATGCCACAAAATTAGGGtcaaaacaaatttttgttaaacaatACCTTGTTAAGTGGAAAGGCCTATCATATCTGCACTGCACATG GGTGCCGGAGAAAGAGTTTTTGAAGGCATTTAAGACTCATCCTCGTCTAAAGACAAAAGTGAACAACTTCCATCAGAAAATGGCATCTATCAATACTTCTGATGATGACTTTGTTGCCATTCGACCTGAGTGGACTACAGTTGACCGGATACTTTCTTGCAG gggtgatgatgatgatagagAATACCTTGTGAAGTGGAAGGAACTTCCATATGATGAGTGTTATTGGGAGTTTGAATCAGATATTTCTGCATTTCAGCCAGAAATAGAAAGATTCAATAGATTGCGGTCTAGATCCAGTAAATTTTCTTCTAGTAAACATAAAGAGAGTGTTAAAGATGATACTGAATTGAAGAAACAGCAGAAAGAATTTCAACATTATGAACACAGCCCTGAGTTTCTCTCAGGtg GTACACTGCACCCATATCAGCTTGAAGGCTTGAACTTCTTACGATTCTCTTGGTCCAAGCAGACTCATGTTATACTTGCTGATGAAATGGGGCTTG GAAAAACCATACAAAGTATTGCTTTCCTGGCATCCCTTTTTGAAGAGAGTGTCTCCCCACATCTGGTGGTTGCTCCACTTTCAACTCTACGAAATTGGGAACGTGAATTCGCAACATGGGCACCTCATATGAATGTG CTAATGTATGTTGGATCTGCCCAAGCTCGTAGTGTAATAAGAGAGTATGAATTTTACTTtccaaagaaacaaaagaagatcaagaaaaagaaatctggTCAGCTAATTAGTGAAAACAAGCAAGAGAGGATTAAGTTTGATGTTCTTTTGACATCGTATGAGATGATCAACTTTGACACGACATCACTAAAACCTATAAAATGGGAGTGCATG ATAGTCGATGAAGGTCACCGTCTGAAAAATAAGGattctaaattattttcctCACTGAAGCAATATTCTAGCAGGCATCGTGTTCTCTTAACAGGAACTCCTCTTCAG AACAACTTGGATGAGCTTTTTATGCTTATGCATTTCCTTGACGCTGGGAAG TTTGGAAGTTTAGAGGAGTTCCAGGAAGAGTTTAGGGATATCAATCAAGAGGAGCAGATTTCAAGGCTTCATAAAATGTTGGCCCCACATCTCTTGCGAA GAGTGAAGAAAGATGTCATGAAGGAATTACCTCCTAAAAAGGAACTTATTCTACGTGTTGAGTTGAGCAGCAAACAGAAAGAATATTATAAGGCAATTTTGACCCGTAATTATCAGATATTAACTCGTCGCGGTGGTGCTCAG ATTTCTCTTATCAATGTTGTTATGGAATTGCGGAAACTTTGTTGTCATCCTTACATGTTAGAAGGAGTGGAACCAGATATTGATGATGCTAAAGAGGCATACAA ACAGCTATTGGAAACGTCAGGGAAGCTGCAATTGCTGGACAAGATGATGGTCAAACTTAAAGAGCAAGGACATAGAGTGCTTATATATTCCCAATTTCAGCACATGCTGGACTTGCTTGAAGATTACTGTACTTACAAG aattgGCAGTATGAGAGGATCGATGGCAAGGTTGGCGGAGCTGAAAGACAAGTTCGGATAGATCGATTTAATGCCAAAAATTCTTCAAGATTTTGCTTTCTTCTTTCAACTAGAGCTGGGGGATTGGGGATAAACCTTGCAACTGCTGACACGGTTATCATATATGATAG TGATTGGAATCCTCATGCTGATTTACAAGCTATGGCTAGAGCTCACAGACTCGGACAAACTAACAAG GTGTTAATTTATAGGCTTATAACACGAGGAACTATTGAAGAGAGGATGATGCAGATGACTAAGAAGAAAATGGTGTTAGAACACCTAGTTGTGGGGAGGCTAAAGGCTCAAAATATCAACCAG GAAGAGTTGGATGACATCATAAGATATGGATCAAAGGAGTTATTTGCAGATGAGAATGATGAAGCTGGCAAATCCCGCCAAATCCATTATGATGCTGCTGCTATTGATAG ATTGCTGGATCGTGATCAAGTTGGAGATGAAGAGGCCACTTTGGATGACGAGGAAGAAGATGGATTTCTGAAAGCTTTTAAG GTTGCAAATTTTGAGTATGTTGATGAGGCTGAAGCTGCAGCAGAGGAGGCTGCCGCCCAAAAAAGAGCATTAGAGAATGTGAACAGTTCGGAGAGAACACATTACTGGGAGGAGTTGTTAAGAGACAAGTATCAAGAGCATAAAGTTGAGGAGTTTAATGCCTTGGGAAAAGGGAAGCGTAACCGGAAGCTG ATGGTTTCTGTGGAGGAGGATGACCTTGCTGGTCTGGAGGATGTTAGCTCTGATGGTGAAGATGATAATTATGAAGCAGAGCTTACTGATGGTGATTCAAATTCCACTGGAACTGGAACTACTACTGCTAAAAGGCCCTATAAGAAAAAAGCTCGTAGTATgtgtcattttttaattaattttttaggtttttgtcTTGATATGATGGACCTAGATTATCTGTTTGTGAtgttaatatttagtttattaacaGCAGATAGCACAGAGCCACTTCCTCTGATGGAAGGTGAAGGAAAAGCATTCAGAGTCCTTGGttttaatcaaaatcaaagGGCTGCATTTGTTCAAATTTTGATGAG GTTTGGGGTTGGTGATTTTGATTGGAAGGAATTTACTTCCCGCATGAAACAGAAGACTTACGAAGAAATTAAAGA ttATGGAACCCTTTTCTTGTCTCATATCTCTGAAGATATAACCGAGTCCTCTACATTCTCAG ATGGTGTACCAAAAGATGGACTACGAATCCAAGATGTACTTGTAAGGATTGCAGTCCTTCTATTGATAAGGGACAAG GTGAAGTTTGCGTCACAAAATCCTCAAACTCCATTGTTTTCAGATGACATCTTATTTCGCTATCCAGGTTTGAAGGGTGCGAAAATATGGAAGGAGGAGCATGATTTGGTTTTGTTGCGTTCCGTTTTAAA GCATGGTTATGGAAGGTGGCAAGCTATTGTTGATGACAAGGATCTGAAAATTCAGGAGGTCATCTGTCAGGAGTTGAATCTTCCCTTTATAAACTTACCAGTTCCAGGACAAGTTGGCTCTCAGCCACAAAATGGTGCAAATTTGACAAATGCTGAAGTACCCAACAGTCAATCCAGGGAAAATGGTGGAAGTGATATACCAGCCGATGGTGCGCAAGGTTCTGGTGATGCCAGGAATCAAGCACAATTATATCAAGACTCCTCCatattatatcattttagaGACATGCAAAGAAGACAAGTTGAGTTTATAAAAAAGAGGGTTCTTCTTTTGGAAAAAGGGCTTAATGCTGAGTACCAGAAAGAATACTTT GGCGATCCAAAATCAAATGACGAACTTAAAAGTGAACCCAAGGCTCCTAAATTAGGGGAAACTGATACCCAAATGATTGAACAACTACCGCAAGTAGAAACAATAG CTACAGAAGAAATTTCGTCTGCTTGTGATAGTGATCCTAATCGATTGGAGTTAGTTCGTCTTTACAATGAG ATGTGCAAGACAGTGGAGGAAAACCCCACGGATTTAGTTCAAACATCTTTGGCAAGAGAACCAGCAGAGCTTCATGTAGGGAAGAATTTCTTACCCCTAGAAACCATCTGCAAAGACATCGACAGAATTCTAACGCCCACAGAAGAACAATCTGCTGCAGATATTCCGATGTCAAATTCAGAGAACAAATCAGAGGTTATGTCCAAGAGCGAGATTTTGGACGCCAAATCACTGCCAACCCCTCATGACTCCGCAAACAATGAGAGTAAAGACATGCTAATAGATACGAATGAAATTCAGACTCTTCCGGACAAAGAGAAAAGTAATACAGTAATGGATGAAACTATGACTGATGCTCAGTAG